The following are encoded in a window of Paenibacillaceae bacterium GAS479 genomic DNA:
- a CDS encoding Glycosyl transferases group 1 gives MGKILYIRNFASRVNPKMYNLQEIGLCKSLVKKGYNCDIVYYNQGNSLRVESIYTKGSNQLRIFWMPAHKFMSNSIFPKVFEKSFLNQYDLVITTEYNQIMTYLLSWRKDIRLALYHGPYQDNNKIIIQKVYDFICLPKIRKSLGIIFTKSILSETYLRKKGFRHIHTIGVGLDVENIISNDIQMTTEVQDLAHKLKGKKALLYIGVLEDRRNIMFLLEVFNRLCVKRKDIVLVIVGDGSKQDKDRYWEYARELGLLDKIIYFENIQQKEISQIYALCDVFIFPTRYDIFGMVLLECMYLGLPIVSSVNGGSRTLIENQVTGIIVDEFEPNYWSDAIELLLNNDELRESIVHQAFLRVQDNYTWDSVGEQLLQKIKLPKMER, from the coding sequence ATGGGGAAAATACTATACATTAGAAACTTTGCCTCCAGAGTTAATCCCAAGATGTACAATCTTCAAGAAATAGGTTTATGCAAGTCTCTGGTCAAAAAAGGATATAATTGCGATATTGTTTATTACAACCAAGGAAATAGTTTGCGAGTGGAAAGCATTTATACAAAAGGATCCAATCAACTTCGTATTTTTTGGATGCCTGCCCATAAATTTATGAGTAATAGTATCTTTCCTAAAGTGTTCGAAAAGAGTTTTCTAAACCAGTATGATCTAGTAATCACAACCGAATACAATCAAATAATGACGTATTTATTATCGTGGAGAAAAGACATAAGATTGGCTCTTTATCATGGTCCCTATCAGGATAATAATAAAATTATTATTCAGAAAGTATATGACTTCATCTGTTTGCCAAAAATCAGAAAAAGTTTGGGAATTATTTTTACAAAATCAATTCTTTCCGAAACATATCTTCGAAAAAAAGGATTTCGACATATTCATACAATAGGTGTAGGACTTGATGTAGAGAATATTATTTCAAATGATATACAAATGACTACTGAAGTGCAGGATCTGGCACATAAGCTTAAAGGTAAAAAAGCCTTGCTGTATATTGGAGTTTTGGAAGACCGGAGAAATATAATGTTTCTGTTAGAAGTTTTCAATCGTTTATGTGTTAAACGGAAAGATATTGTTCTTGTTATTGTGGGGGACGGCAGTAAACAAGACAAAGATCGCTATTGGGAATACGCTCGAGAGTTAGGTCTGCTGGATAAAATCATTTATTTCGAAAATATTCAGCAAAAGGAAATTAGTCAAATATATGCACTATGCGATGTCTTTATCTTCCCCACTCGTTATGATATTTTCGGTATGGTTCTACTTGAGTGTATGTATTTGGGTCTTCCTATCGTATCTTCTGTAAATGGAGGATCTAGAACGCTTATTGAGAATCAGGTAACCGGAATAATTGTTGATGAATTTGAACCCAATTATTGGTCTGACGCCATAGAGCTGTTATTAAATAATGATGAACTGCGAGAATCAATTGTGCATCAAGCTTTCTTAAGAGTCCAAGATAATTACACTTGGGATTCGGTTGGTGAGCAATTACTTCAAAAAATAAAGCTTCCTAAAATGGAGAGGTAA
- a CDS encoding O-antigen ligase: MDGALLKYKKNAGIISFVEINFIEKSFIIFLFVFFALPQLTVDNSEIQITAHIFILSLLIIFVLRDAGAIIKTISSDKILVFFILYIAATSFWSVNYYVSLIALLKFLSATLFSYYVVSRCSVKILFDILVSFFKLSAILSMGASVLFPQFFVHSEIYHLGLWKGIFGHKNALGTICVLGIAALQVKLLVMKKSKIDFLFLFLMIFLLVKSGSRTAFIISVTCVIIVYLIIFMKKILKISPSLFVSFIFFGTIILAGVVFFVRIKMDVIFALMGRSADLTGRTDIWFVTKEFIWDKLWFGYGYGSFWHSKYVDELRGILNYPLLASSHSGLYDLLLDIGMIGLVLFIIHYFSLLKRVVSQLFNSSNRGVAIWFLILVIFIVLNNYSDSRFLNTTSIFWVLYMTVSLMSRKNTYFN, translated from the coding sequence ATGGATGGAGCTTTGTTAAAATACAAAAAAAATGCTGGAATTATTTCTTTCGTTGAAATTAATTTTATTGAGAAATCATTTATAATTTTTTTATTTGTGTTTTTCGCATTGCCTCAGCTGACAGTTGATAATTCTGAAATTCAAATTACAGCACATATCTTTATTTTATCTCTATTAATTATTTTTGTGTTGAGAGATGCCGGAGCAATAATCAAAACAATTAGTAGTGATAAAATACTTGTTTTTTTTATTTTATACATTGCCGCAACTTCTTTTTGGTCAGTAAATTACTACGTATCACTAATAGCACTCTTAAAATTCCTATCAGCTACATTATTTTCTTATTATGTTGTATCTCGATGTTCAGTCAAAATACTTTTCGATATTCTTGTTTCTTTTTTTAAGTTGTCAGCTATTTTGAGTATGGGGGCGTCAGTGCTTTTTCCGCAATTCTTTGTCCATTCAGAAATTTATCATTTGGGCCTGTGGAAAGGAATATTTGGCCATAAAAACGCACTTGGGACGATATGTGTTCTTGGAATAGCTGCTTTACAGGTCAAGCTTCTAGTTATGAAAAAAAGTAAAATAGACTTTTTGTTTCTATTTTTGATGATTTTTTTACTTGTGAAATCCGGATCTCGAACAGCATTTATTATATCAGTAACATGTGTGATTATTGTTTATTTAATTATTTTTATGAAAAAGATATTAAAGATTAGTCCCTCTTTGTTCGTGTCGTTTATTTTTTTTGGGACAATAATTTTAGCTGGAGTAGTTTTTTTTGTGAGAATTAAAATGGATGTAATTTTTGCTCTGATGGGTCGATCTGCAGATTTAACAGGGAGAACCGACATTTGGTTTGTGACTAAAGAATTTATTTGGGACAAGCTTTGGTTCGGTTATGGGTATGGTTCTTTTTGGCATAGTAAATATGTTGATGAATTACGGGGAATTTTAAATTACCCACTGTTAGCTAGTAGTCATAGTGGATTATATGATTTGCTTCTAGATATCGGTATGATTGGTCTTGTATTGTTTATTATTCATTATTTTTCATTGTTAAAAAGGGTCGTCTCCCAGTTGTTTAATTCTTCTAATAGAGGAGTCGCGATTTGGTTTCTGATTTTAGTGATTTTTATTGTATTGAACAATTATTCCGATAGTAGGTTCTTGAATACAACAAGTATTTTTTGGGTGCTGTACATGACTGTTTCCTTAATGAGTAGAAAGAATACATACTTTAACTAG